CGGGCGCTACAGATCACGCCATTAGGGACATGTGATTTGCTTTGCTCTATGGAGCAGGGTATCTTTGAAAGGAGTGATACATGGGCTGGCATTAAGTGTCGAGGAGGATCAGTTGAAGTTTCCCAGTGTTTATAACCGCCGCcgtttggtgcgacgcagacctggtggagagcgtggagaaaacagagagtgttgagtggtagtgttctgttctctcagacctggtggagagcgtggagaaacagagagtgttgagtggtagtgttctgttctctcagacctggtggagagcgtggagaaacagagagtggtagtgttctgttctctcagaccTGGTGGAGAGCGTGGGGAAACAGAGAGTGGTAGtgttctgttctctcagaccTGGTAGTGTTCTGAAACAGAGAGTGGTAGtgttctgttctctcagaccATTGGTCTGGAGTAGAGTTAGGAGAGGGTTAAATAGTGGATTGGGGTGGTGTTTTTCTTTATAGATGGCTAATAGTTGGCAGGGCAATTTTCATTTACCCTAATTTTGAATTACCATATCAATTAACGTATGTAGGCCGAATGGCCTCAcacaccagtacagtaggtggcgccGTGCGCCCCTAAAAGTTGGATGCGATTCGCCAACCAAATCctaaagaagaagaagcagctaacgttagctaacatggCTAATACAAACAGAAAATACAACGGTAACTCGTTGATGATTTCATATAGCTACAATCGATATGCCTGTAACTACGAGTCAGAAAACAATCATTTTATTCGAATATCGACTCAGTTTGAACTACAGCTTAAAACATTGTTTACAAGAGCAATTAGCTAGCTActaagctaaaaaaaaaaatcaacagcTAGTCTGAAGAGAAGCTATCCAGCTAAATGAGCGGTTATGTAAACCTAACAACTTGCTAATTACACATTTTTGGACGACCCCCTTCTGGCCGTTAGTAGATACCTTAATGATTTACTCACCGGTTGGATTGTAAACATAATCTTTTCTTAGTTTTCAGTCGTCTCCTAGCTACCTGTTCAAACGCAAGCGGCCTGTTCACGTTCCAGATGAGAACAAAACAAAGGGGCGGGGCGAGCAGGAAGGAGCGGAATGCGGAGAGAGTCTCGAGAACAGTAATACAGCTACGCTCATTGTGGGCACATAGAGACACTAGATTGCGTCATAGCTAAATTCGAAGAACAATTAGTCAGTACACGAACAAATGAGTACATGTATTATCCCACGTGcctatgtcaaatcaaatgtatgtttctagcccttcttacatcagctgatttctcaaagtgctgtacagaaacccacagcctaaaatcccaaacagcaagcaattctacacagcacagagagaaagaggagtgttcAGTGAGTTTACTGGTGATTTTCACTAGTTTTTATTGTTTATGATTGAGTAATTTACCAAATGGGGCGATGAAAGCAAACGTGAAAGTAGTTTTATGAAATGATCTATACATTAATCCATTGGGTGTATTTACTCGGGATTTGTCCAAACGAAACGAGTTTTCATTgcataacattttattttgcaAAACTGTTTACTATGACCTGCAACTAATGAATGCATCCCATTTTCTATCCACTTCAAACCGCTTTAGTTTCCGCGGGATTAagtcagcgtttcccaaactcggtcctcgggaccccaagggttgccacgttttggtttttgcccgaACACGACACAGCGGATTCAAATGGTCACATCtcgatgattagttgattattggaatcAGCTGTgaagtgtgtgggggggttgggaaacactggattAATCAAGATAGATACAAGACCGAAAAATGAGCTCAACTTCATGACTCAGCATCCCAACCAGTCTCACCACTGGGGCCAAGCAGGAACAAACATGACTTATTATTTGGAAAAACACGTTTAatttttaaacattaaaaaaaaaaaacatatcaaaATGAAACATTATATGAACAACTGTGTGAGACGTGTCAACATCTGTAACTTCCCCCTCCAGTCAACGGATGGAACGGAGAATCACCTTTATTCACCAAACGCATTTGCATGTACAGAAATTTGACTCGGTGATATGGTGCTGACACAATAAACAGAATATAGGCTACAGACAGAAAACAAACAGAATATACGGACAAGATGTACAcaattcacatacagtatgtacactatGGACAGTAAGCTAAAAACTACACTATGGACAGTGTAAGCTAAAAACTACAGAGTACACTATGAACTCTATAATCTACATTATGAATTGTGCATGTATTGATGTAGAACTAAAAGATGACTCCTGGAAGTCCAGGGGAAAGGGGGAATACCTAGACAGTTGTACAACTATAATCTACATTATGAATTGTGCATGTATTGATGTAGAACTAAAAGATGACTCCTGGGAGTCCAGGGGAAAGGGGGAATACCTAGACAGTTGTACAACTATAATCTACATTATGAATTGTGCATGTATTGATGTAGAACTAAAAGATGACTCCTGGGAGTCCAGGGGAAAGGGGGAATACCTAGACAGTTGTACAACTATAATCCCCTTACTGAAATGCATGTACTTCTGAATGGCTAAAAGCCTGCCCGTGTTCGGGGGGAACATAACGTGGGTCTGTTAAAAATACCATTCATTAGTTCTTAAGCAATGACACATTATAAGAAGTGGATAGAGAGACACTCATTCAGAAGAACAGGAGCCCAGACCTTTACATAAATAATGTGGCTCGTTGCTTCTTCAGACTTCTTCTGAACTGCCATGTAATGAAtggatattattattaataataataataataatacaaactaATTTATTGCGATAATATAATGTTGCCAGTAGCTAGCTAATGGAGGAAGCATTTAGTGTTCAGTAACTCTGGCTGATCGTATTTTTTGCTCCACGCAGCGTGTAAACTGCGTCTTATTCAAGGCAATATCcgtcacaacagacagtaaagccttcacacacatatacaatatatatatatatatatatatataccattcaTATATAGCAATGACACATAtagaatagatagagagacacTCATTTTGGGAATATTCTTTCAAATAAACACAGAGTTTGCTTATCAGATTCCACTGCCATGTAATTAatggaaataataataataatacaaggCTACAGCACCATGTCGATCACAATGGACGAGCATTTAGGTTCAGTAAATATGAGGCTCCAGCACCACTGCGTCGATCACATTGGACGAGGGTTCAGAAATATGAGGCTACAGCCCCATGTCGATCACATTGGACGAGGGTTCAGAAATATGAGGCTACAGCACCATGTCGATCACATTGGACGAGGGTTCAGAAATATGAGGCTACAGCACCATGTCGATCACATTGGACGAGGGTTCAGAAGAGGGGAGTAAAGCATCGATGAAAGAGAGAAACTTGAATGTGCGTGTGTAAAATAACACAAAACATGATTTGTATCCTTAGTTTTGAGAAAAATGTTTCtaaaggagagggagaacacTTTATATTCGTAACCTCTGCCTATAAATTAACTGGAGACCGCATCCAAAATGGAAAACTGTTTTCAACGTAACCTACTCACGTTTGCAAAACGCTGACTTGTGGACGGTCTATATAAAACATttatcagacgctcttatccaaagcgacttacaggagcCATTAGagtgaagtgccttgctcaagggcagatttttcacctattcgtctcagggattcgaaccagtaaCCTTTCAGTTAACCGCTCTTGACCGCTAGGTTACCTGTCGCACTGTAGTAGATAGGGTTGCATCCTTTTCACGGGGGCCAACTCACATGCACACTCGCACTCAATGTGCACAGGGAGCACcacgacttgcctagttaaataaaatatataaatatatttttggatGTCATccaaaaataaatgtatatattttatttaactaggcaagtcagttaacaaacaaattcttatttacaatgacagcttactccccccccacccccaggcTTAAATCAGCCTGTTTTGACAAATAAATTCACTTCAGTATTATTTTTGAACATTATAATAACAGCCCATTGTAGTCGGAGTCCttttgatcaactctatgcaaaagaTACGAGGCAGATCAGTGCAGGCGTGTTCGTTACCTCGGGACTAAAATGTCATAATGTATTTATCTAGTTGCTTCGTTCAGATTTGTACAGTTGTCTTGGCAGACTTCTTCTAAAAACGGCCATAGTGCGAGCCAACCATAGTAGAAGACAAGTGAAGCAACCTCACAACAAAAATAACAGGCGTGGTGGTGTCCTTTTTGTGTCCACATTGGTACTGCACCATACACTGCTAAATACATGCCAAAATGGGAgtcatatatacatttatatatacacacacatattagcACAAAACAGGTTCTGGATTCAGGCTAGCTAGAACAGTTCAAAGCAAGCAGACAATTCATAAACAGAACACCCAGACACAAAATAACTAGTTAATGGTAGTTTCTTGGTAAAGTCTTTTCAGAGAAAATAAGACAGAAATGAACTATCACGTGGGAGTCGGGAAGGCAGCGGTGTACAATATCtatgttttatttaaaaatgttttagtaatttagcagacgctcttatccagagcgactcatTCTAATGGCAGTTATTTATGCTCTTCAACCCCAGCGTGTATCTGCTGGTGCTGAGTTACATTCTTACAGACATTGGAACGTTGGAGCGGTTTCTCTCCCGTGTGTGAGCATGTGATTCTTCAGAGCTCTCTTCTCTGAGAAACCTTTCCCACATTCTGGGCAGTGGCAGGGTTTCACTCCAGTGTGCGTTTGCAGGTGTGATTTCAGACCAGATGAAGAAATGAAACTCTTTACACAATAGGTACATCTGTAACGTCTCTCACCTGAATGCACCCTGAGATGCTTTTTAAGATTTTGTGAAAGAGCGAAACTTTTCCCACACTGGGAGCAAAGGtagggcttctctccagtgtgtacaCGCTGATGACTTTTCAATTTCTGCTCATTAACAAAGCGCCGGTcacactgagagcagtggtaaggcttctctcctgtgtgcatTCTTTGGTGAAATATCAGGTTGCGCTTTGTTGAGAGACACTGATTGCAAACAGGGCAAGGGAAAGATGGCTTTGCTTCGACATGCTGCTTCTGGTGTGTTGTGAAGTGTCCTAATGTTCTGAAACTCTTCCGCATTCAGCGCAGAGGTAAGGTTTCTCTCCGGTGTGAATACTCTGATGTGACTTCAAGGACGAAGCTGCTGTAAAGCCCCTCCCACAGACGGGACACACATGCGGCCTTTCCCTGTGTTCAGCATGGACCCTCTGGTGAGATATCAAGTGTGCCTGAGTATAGAAGGTCTTCCCACAGTCAGGGCAGAGGTGGAGCTGCTCCCCAGTGTGTAGTCTCTGGTGTTTCCTCAGGGCGTAGGTGCTAGAGAATCTCTTGCCACATTCAGAGCAGAGCTGAGTTTTCTCAGTGTGTCGGATTCTCAGATGATCCTTTAATTCTTTCTTGAAGCTAGCATCGTCCCGCAGTGAGGACACGGATGAGGGACTTTGACTTTCTTCGTCCCTCTGACCTCACCAGTGTGAAGTTTCTGATGTTTTTTAAGGCTTCTTAACAGACGGAACGTCTCCCCACACTCGGAGCACTCATGAGGTTTGTCTTCGGTATGAACGCGCATGTGGCTTTTCAGGCTTTTGACTTCCTAAATTCTTCCCACAGTGATCACAGATATGGGAGCCAGGCCTGTCTCCTGGGAGAGTTTTCTTGCATCGTTTAGCTCTAGACGGGCGgtgagatttctctcctgtgcGAGTTGTCTTGCTGTCGTCTAGCTGCACAGACACCCTCTTCTTCAGACAGCGCAGTAGGGCGCTACCGCGGGACGCACGACCCGGGGACTTCGAGAGGGTGGCGGGGGGCCGGGGAGGCTTGTCCTGGAAACGGTAAAAATACCAAATTAAACAGGTTGGGACAACATCTCCTACCCGCCAAGTCTCTCCTCAATTATTCAAACTACTTCTCAAAATCCATTGCATGAGAAAAGGCCAAGAGGAGGAACATCAGGGTGTATTCACAAGAACACAAACAGAAGTCAACGGAATGAAAACGGGAGGGACCTACCCGACTTTGTCTTATATAAAACACTTCCCCCGTTGTAAAACTTTTACAACAGTTTGGaataatgattacaccccagatgTGGAGAAAGACCAAGAGGAGGAACATCAGATCTTTTTTTTTATAAAGGGAGGtcgaggaatcaaggaaagaccTGCGAAACAAAATGTAAGACTGGGAAATCAAGTactcacctctctcactctctgctctgGTGTGTGCCTCTCTGGAGACAACTCCACCTCCAGCCCATCGCTAGCCATCCAATCCCTGACCTCCTCGTCCCTTTCTTCATCACAGTCTAAATCGCCATCATCATCAGATTGGCTGGAACTCATGGGCTCCACCTCCAACCCATTGCTAGGTAACTGAACCCCGCCCTCTCCGTTCCATTCTTCGTCACAGTCTacggcatcatcatcatcagcactGCTACCCTCCTCCTGTATCCTCCTGATGTCCTCTTTCAGTTGGACTAACCAAGATATTCCCTGCTCCTCTGATTTCATTGAATCCGTATTGTCCCACATTTCCTCCAGGATTTTACGCCGCAACGAGCGGTGATCCATGCCTTTAACTTGAAGCCATCTTTCCCACCGTGTCCATGACGTTCACAAAGGTAACGCAGATTGTCCTCGGTTAAATTCCATAAACCCTTTTCGATTTCATCCATCAACATTCCCTTCTCTCGATCCATTTTGTCCCAGAAGATTCTTAAATGATCCTATTCTGGTGAGTTACAATGTGTCttggccccccccaaaaaatagggTGAGGTGTCTTTCCTTTCATATGTATTCAAAGGTCTCCTAGATCTCTCTTCCCACACTGGGAGTTTCAGGAAGTGCTGCTTTTGTGAGTCTCCGACCAAGACAAGTTATTCCAGGTTCTGAGTTGTCATGACACTGGATCTTCTTCCTCCCACCAGAGCAGGAGGGGAATTCCTTGTGAGGTCACCTGTGTAGATAGGAGGATGTGGTGTAATACAAAAACACTCTGTACCATCCAATATCTACATGTAGTCAGATTCCATTGCTGTCAAGTGTGTCAAATCGTTACATTTTCTATCATtcattttaaatattttgtttttacTAAATAGAACAATATCAGGTGACCATTAATTAATTTAAATATTCCTGacggcttttattttgaaggatcCAACCTGGAAGCATAATTccgctagctaacaagctaactaACATAGCTAACAAGCTAACTAACATAGCTATTCTATACAGCTAAAATCGATCTGCATGTAGTTACCAGTCAGAAAACAATAATTGTATTTGTGTATCGACTGAGTTTGAGCACAGCTTCAAATGGGTTAGTAGGagctattagctagctagctaccaagctaAACAGCAGCTGGTCTGACGAGCAGATAGCTAGCTAGTGGTTATGCAAACCTAAACGACGTCTGGGCGACCCGTTATGACCATTGGTAGATATCTAATGCTTTACTCACCAGCTCAAGTTTTATGTTTCCCTTTCGAAGTGTTCAATAGTCTTCTAGTTAGCTATCTAACTAGCTTTTCAAAGAGCGGCCTGTACGCTTTCGAGAAGAAGCAACAAAGGGGCGGGGCAGAAAGTACGGCGgctgggaaaggacatgagaggAGAGCATTCGCGAAAGGGTTAGAACTAGGTTACACATTTGCGCAAACCAAAATCTGAAAATATATTTGCAACAACAAAATGTTAAGGTGTGTATCAATTGAAccgtttgtaaaaaaaaaaaaaatgtttttaaaagatgcagatatgaaagataaggtcctACTGTTTCCAAACCCTAATCGCAAGCGATGCttgttaatgttcagaccgagCATTGTGGCTCTTAATTAACAATACTTCCCCATTCAGAAGACGCATTCGTCCAATTTCTCTtctgtgtaatgtaatggaactgaaaATCATGATCAAGGGCAATACATGAGTCtaacgaggtaattgaggtaagcttgcTAGCTTATTTCAATCACTGGTTGaacaacgttgtttccatgtcatttcaattaaattacattgaaccaacgtggaatatacgttgaattgacgtctgggCCCAGGGGGACTGGATTCTATTATTAGCCAAGATATGACGTGATGTTGACAAAAATCTCTGTCCAGACCAACAAGAGCGACAGGATGTCCACCAAGAAGAGGGGAACTTGTAGCGTGACACACTGTGAGgagtgcagttttttttttttacagaactacCTCAGGTTTTCATTGTTGCTTTTTTAACTTTTTAGTTTATTTTGCATGGATGTCATTTTGTGGCAAATTTTTCTGTTCACTATATGACTTTACATGTAAGAAATGTAAAACTGGACATGCAAATGTGAACGTTCGGTTTACATGTAAACACATTGctacaaaaatatatttactgtAAACATACAAATGTGCATTTTCTTTTTATTTCTGTGTACTACAATATTGACTCTTCCCAGCAAACTTTGACCTACTGTTGAAATCGGTATCTAAAAAGCTCCGTGTGATACACAACAGCATTCAGCTAGAGGGAACTGACATTCTGGTATAGTACCGTAAGCAGTCAGTGTCAACAAAGAAGTAGAACAAAACTGAAATGTGTATATAAAACATTTCCAGGGTTGACTGCCATGGTGAAAAAACATCTAAACATTTCCAGGGTTGATGAAAAACATCTAAACATTTCCAGGGTTGACTGCCAGGGTGAAAAACATCTAAACATTTCCAGAGTTGACTGCCATGGTGAATAAAACATCTAAACATTTCCAGGGGGTTGACTGCCAGAGTTGATGCCgtggtgaatacagggtgaaaaACATCTAAACATTTTGACTGCCAGGGTGAAAAACATCTAAACACAGCTCATGGTGAATAAAACATCTAAAATGACAACAATGACAAAAAAACTGTTTCATTTTGGTGGCATTGGCCAATTTACTGAAAAATAACTAGATTTTGAAGCATGAATTAAATGTTTTGGGTGAGTTACTACATTTTGCAGACGTGCAATAGAGTTGTGATGTCCCATAAAACTGTTGTGACAATTGTACTTAGAATATAGAAAATGTTaagactgtttaaaaaaaaattagcCAAAGCGATCGATAAACTGTAAAATGTACCATTTATATTCATAAAACATAACTTAAATTATACTGTTGCCGCTTCCTGTTGTCATATTTTTGGATTTACAACACAGTGTCAAAACACCAGTTTTCAATGTCCAAATTCATAATCAATATGCAGAAATAGGTTGTGATACTTTGAAGACCAAAACATAATAATTTACCCTCTACACAAATCCACCGGATGTAGTGATCAAAATACAGTAGCCATatgtaggaaaaccaaagttccaaaggctgggcctaatatagtgtataagaggtcatacaataagttgtGTAGTGATTCCAATGTTGTGCTAAggaataagaacaaattcttatttacaatgactgcctaccccggccaaacctggatgacgctgggccaattgtgcgccgccttatgggactcccaatcatggccggatgtgatacagcctggattcgaaccagggactgtagtgacacctcttgcactgagatgcagtgccttagaccgctgcgatgATTAGAttcctgtctaacagaacacagagggtgttctttaatggaagcctatccaacataatccaggtggaatcaggaattccccccggcagctgtctaggccccttactttttcaaCCTTGACTAATGACATGCCAcgggctttgagtaaagccactgtgtctatgtatgaggatgactcaacactacacatgtattctactacagcgactgaaatgaccgcaacacttaacaaagagctgcagttcatTTCAGAGTGGATGGCAAGTAaaaagttagtcctaaatatttcaaaaactaaaatcattttatttgggacaaatcattcactaaatcctaaacctcaactaaatcttgtaataaataaatgtgtaaatTGGTCAAATTgcggtgactaaactgcttggagtaaccctggattgtaaactgtcatggtcaaaacatattgatacaacagcagctaaaatggggagaagtctgtccataataaagcactgctctgccttctttaacagcactatcaacaaggcaggtcctacaggccctagtcgTGTGGCCAGG
The DNA window shown above is from Oncorhynchus tshawytscha isolate Ot180627B unplaced genomic scaffold, Otsh_v2.0 Un_contig_3519_pilon_pilon, whole genome shotgun sequence and carries:
- the LOC121845335 gene encoding uncharacterized protein LOC121845335, translated to MDHRSLRRKILEEMWDNTDSMKSEEQGISWLVQLKEDIRRIQEEGSSADDDDAVDCDEEWNGEGGVQLPSNGLEVEPMSSSQSDDDGDLDCDEERDEEVRDWMASDGLEVELSPERHTPEQRVREDKPPRPPATLSKSPGRASRGSALLRCLKKRVSVQLDDSKTTRTGEKSHRPSRAKRCKKTLPGDRPGSHICDHCGKNLGSQKPEKPHARSYRRQTS